Below is a genomic region from Leishmania mexicana MHOM/GT/2001/U1103 complete genome, chromosome 20.
AAGCCCCAGTAAAGCAAGCCAAAGAAAGGTGATCCGCCACCATGAAAAGGATCGCATCATAACTCCAACCGACGTGGAGGCGTAGAGCAAGCAggcacgagagagggaggcacgCACGGATTGTCATGGAGAAGATGCATAAAAAATGCACCTTCGAGGTGTATTCGTCGAGTGATGGTGGCGGTAGGGAGTGCCTGTAAGTGTATAGGTTGCACGCATcgatgcgccgcctccacactTCCTTAATCACCTTCCCCTTTCCCTGCTTTTCTCGTTTCGACTGTTCCACCTTCACGGTGCCACGCTCTACcgcctctctttctgttCTCATgtcttttttatttttttttcattttaGCCGACGTGCGTGCTCATGTTCTGTCGTGCGCGGTCTTGcgtctcctctgcctctttcGGTTTTCATGGGACTCTGCGCTTCAGCGATTCCCTCGCGGAGCACGTTGGATAGGGGGTCAACGGAAGGCACGCTTTCCGTGGAAGCACGGCGAAACGCACACGCCTGTGGCTAGAGGTGAGGATAATGAGGGGATCAAGTGCACGAAAAAGACAAACAATGGACATGGCGTCGTAAGGCTTCTTCACTCTTCCCCCGCATGCATAccgtccttctctctctctctccgtggaACGACCTCATGATTCTTGTCATTGTACTGCTCTGCTCTGctctgctccctctctctctctctctctctgtgtgtgtgtgtgcccttttCCGCTTTTGTATGCTTCCGTTgtgtcttctctcttcttggTCTCTCGttcccgctctccctccctaaCGCGCACCTCACCGAGGCAAGAGTCAGTGCCGCGTCTCATTTTCTCTgtccttttgtttttcttcaGTCTTTGCGTCTTGGGTGTGGTCTTGCTGCCTCGACCACACGTTCCACGCCtctttccgttttttttttttttcgatttTTTTTCTCCGCTTTAGCAACGCAGCGCATGATAACTGTGCAGCACTGGTTGTTTCCTTGTCCGTCTTCTAAaacacacgtgcacatgGGCGTGAAGGAACGTAGAGGaagcaaacgaaaaaaaaatcctCGCAAGCATgtctcaccctcctccctcgcccctcccttcttctccgcctccgtcatcTCCAACCCTCGTCATGTCCGGCGGTGTCTTCCTCAACGAGAagacgaaaacaaaaagtcACAGGAagtgggtggcggcgacgggggacgaaggaggtgagggaaggggggcggaCTCTAAGGTAACTTTAGACCGTACTCATGTGTGCTACGATTGCTTCTTATTCGCTTCCagcgctctctccctccccccgctctctcttttcctccacctcttctTCGGTCCCCACTGAACGGCTATATTCGTTCTTATGGACGTGGCTTGTTGAGTGCGTggcggggtggggcgggggtgggtgatGATGcaggcgtgtgtgctcgaCATTGGTTCTCTCTAATCACGATGAGCATTTTCACCGAGTGCTTATCCTCTCCCTTCCGTGTCTCTCCATCTGTTTCCTCTGTTGTTACCGTattttctttctcttctcgttTGGTCTTATGCTCCCCAAGAGAAGCACAGGGAAGGATGCCAAGCACGAAAAAGCGGTGTCCAGAACTCAGACATCCGCAGacaccacccgcacacatTCCTATCCCACGCATGCTCATGCGTCAGGCATGTCGCCTCTACCCAggtgcgtgcttgtgctaTGCAATCTCTAAAGTGCCCCTATCTATGTATGTGCCTGCCGGCATCTGGACGTGTGTCCACATGCCTGTACGTGCGTAAAggagtgtgcgtgtatgcgtgtgtcgccATATATCGTTTTCTGCCCCCTCCTTGCGTTTTTTACTTCTTTTTCATCACCCCCGCCCTTCCCCAAACGGCGCCCGCTCTCTTGTGTCAGTTCTTGAAGAGGCGGCGTAGAGCAGCGGGCGGGGTGCAGAGGTGGAAGAGTGGCTTACGAATTCCATTTTTTTTATTGGGCAGAGGGGGTCTCTTCGGCTCCTTACCGATATTCTCCCATTGCCCGGACAAAaaccgcacacgcacgaacACGAGACGTGCCAAGGCCTCTCTGCTTTCCTCGGAAAACAGAGGGAGCGGGCGGACGCGCACAGGGTCTTCTATCTGTgggccctcccccccacacctcTGTGAGCCGGGGAGATGACGGCAGAGTAGCGGCGAGACAAAACAAAGAACATATGAAGGAGGCGTGTGCAGCGCATGCTGCACCGAAAGAGGTCCGTGCTTCCATCCATGCACTTGATGAACCCGTAATACCACACGTAAGCACTTTCCTTGCTCCACCCATACGCGATCAACACCTCGACCtttgccttctctcttctttgcTCTTTAATGATTTCCTCTCTTTCTTGGCGTGGTGGCCGGCGCGGGCGTGCAACACCGCTAGGGGGGCAACAGCACTAAAGACTCATTCTCCATCAAGAGACGTAAAGGCGAActgcccacctcctctcttctgcgcatctctttctctccccgcttctctttctctttgaaaaaaaagaaacgagttgtcgtctccctctccctctcattCGTTCTGCCCCCAACCACGGAAAACACAGCATCAGGCCCGGAAGAAACACATCAATGCTAGCCTCTCAACCCTATCATCTCTTTTGATGCGCTCGTTGACGGCCTCCACAcgctcccctctctcgctcttgaAGACTCGACCAGCCATTGAAAACGTGCCGGTTGCCAGGCACTCAGGGCTTTCCCTGTTCCCACGCGGCTCAAAATGTCTTCTTCCGCCTCCACCATACTCACTCATTCGTTACTTCCCTAGActggcgcacacacacacacacacccacacacacacacacacacacaacacacataCCACAGTcagcctctctctttcccatTCTTTTCCCACCGCAGCCATGAGCGCCTCCCTCAAGAAGACGGCGCTCCACAGCTTCCATCTCGCTCAGCAGGCAAAGATGAATGCATTTTCGGGCTACCACATGCCCATCTCCTATGGCAGGCTGGGTGTGCTGAAGGAGCACTTCTACACTCGACAGGTCGCCGGGATATTCGATGTATCGCACATGGGCCAGTATGAGGTTCGCGGTGCGGACCGTGAGAAGTTCATGGAGCACGTCACGCCGGTGGACCTCCAGCGCACCCAGGTTGGACACGGGGCGCTGAGTATGCTGACGAACGCGCAGGGAGGCATCAAGGACGACTGCATCGTGACGAAGATGGCGGACCATCTGTTCCTTGTGCTGAACGCTGGGTGCAAGGAGAAGGATGTGGCGCACATGGAGAGTGTGCTGCGTGAGGGCGCGATGAAGGGTGCGGATGTGCagcttgtgctgctggatCGCTCGCTTATTGCGCTACAGGGCCCGCAGGCCGCCGAGATCCTCTCCGAGTTCATGGATGACGTGCCGGACATGGGCTTCATGCAGTGCCGCCAGAAGGTGAACATCAAGGGGATGGAGGTGCAGGTGACGCGGTGCGGCTACACGGGCGAGGACGGCTTCGAAATATCTGTGTCGAACACGGACGCTGTAGCGCTTGTGGAGCTCCTCATGTCGCGGAGGGCGGAAATGGCCGGCCTGGGTGCTCGCGACAGCCTTCGTCTGGAGGCGGGGTTGAACCTGTACGGCCACGAGCTGACCGAGGATACCAACCCTGTGGCGGCTCGCTTCATGTGGACGATTTCGAAGCGCCGCATGGCGGAGGGCGGCTTCATTGGCTACGAGCCCATCAAGTACTTCCGGGACAACGCCAGCAAGGGTGctgtgccgcggctgcgagTGGGCCTCGTTTCCACTGGCCCGGTTGCTCGTGAGAAGACTGCCATCGAGGTGGGTGGGAAGCAGGTGGGCGAGGTGACCAGTGGCTGCCCGTCTCCGTGCTTGAAGAAGAACATCGCCATCGGCTACCTCGACCGTGAGCTGGCCAAGGATGGGGTGAAGGTGGACCTGGTTGTGCGGGACCGCCGCGTGGCTGCTGAGGTGGTCACTCCGCCTTTCGTGCCTGCCCGGTACTACCGCAAGCCCAAATGAAACGACTGTTATCTGAGAAGCACAGGATACTCAACCTATGTGCGTTCGAATGACCGAGGAAAGGGAATGCGACGCAGGGGCGttggaggaagagggagagggggggctTTGTAAACCGACGCTA
It encodes:
- a CDS encoding aminomethyltransferase, mitochondrial precursor,putative, which codes for MSASLKKTALHSFHLAQQAKMNAFSGYHMPISYGRLGVLKEHFYTRQVAGIFDVSHMGQYEVRGADREKFMEHVTPVDLQRTQVGHGALSMLTNAQGGIKDDCIVTKMADHLFLVLNAGCKEKDVAHMESVLREGAMKGADVQLVLLDRSLIALQGPQAAEILSEFMDDVPDMGFMQCRQKVNIKGMEVQVTRCGYTGEDGFEISVSNTDAVALVELLMSRRAEMAGLGARDSLRLEAGLNLYGHELTEDTNPVAARFMWTISKRRMAEGGFIGYEPIKYFRDNASKGAVPRLRVGLVSTGPVAREKTAIEVGGKQVGEVTSGCPSPCLKKNIAIGYLDRELAKDGVKVDLVVRDRRVAAEVVTPPFVPARYYRKPK